In the Helianthus annuus cultivar XRQ/B chromosome 11, HanXRQr2.0-SUNRISE, whole genome shotgun sequence genome, one interval contains:
- the LOC110890870 gene encoding cytochrome P450 71AV8: MDIQFPFSPLYFSTGLFLLFVIIRVFKSFNSPNSNKNLPPQPWKLPLVGHIHHLLGAQPHEALRNIARKLGPIVHLQLGQVSAIIISSPTLAKEIMKNHDLSFANRAKVFTVEMVTYDYKDIAFTSYGEYWRQMRKICVLELLSARKVQSFRSIREQESWDLVDSIATQSSKPINLSVKLSTMINTIVTRLSVGSRCKDQAVLIDLIQQTVESSGGFDVSDLFPSIKILPLIAGSRKKRLNIHNKMDVILEGIILEHIERGVNRASDHGNEEDLVDVLLRIKNEGGLEFPLSFENIKAVIVNMFVAGSDTSFVTIEWAMSELMKNPRVMKKVQDELRHVLKGKTKIHESDIEELDYLKLVIKETLRLHPPLPFLIPRECRESCEIGGFSIPVKTKVLINTWMIGRDPDYWIEPQSFIPERFSESAANINLMGTNFEYLPFGAGRRMCPAMLLGLANVELPLAMLLYHFDWELPNGQTYEKLDMSESSGATLKRKNNLLLVSHPYNTKY, translated from the exons ATGGATATCCAGTTTCCATTTTCTCCCCTTTACTTCTCAACAGGCCTCTTCCTCTTGTTTGTAATAATCCGTGTGTTCAAAAGCTTCAACTCACCTAATTCAAACAAAAACCTTCCTCCACAGCCATGGAAGCTCCCTCTAGTTGGCCACATTCATCATCTCCTAGGAGCACAACCACATGAAGCTCTAAGAAACATAGCCCGAAAACTAGGACCGATTGTTCATCTACAACTCGGCCAAGTCTCCGCTATCATAATCTCATCTCCTACTTTGGCAAAAGAGATTATGAAAAATCATGATCTCTCTTTTGCAAATAGGGCCAAGGTTTTTACTGTCGAGATGGTGACGTACGACTACAAGGACATAGCATTCACTTCTTACGGCGAATACTGGAGACAAATGCGTAAGATATGCGTCTTAGAACTTCTAAGTGCAAGAAAAGTTCAATCGTTTCGATCTATCCGTGAACAAGAGTCATGGGACCTGGTTGATTCCATTGCTACACAAAGTTCAAAACCAATCAACCTCTCTGTCAAGCTTTCTACCATGATTAACACCATTGTAACTAGGCTTAGTGTTGGGAGCCGATGCAAGGATCAAGCCGTGCTTATTGACTTGATTCAACAGACTGTCGAGTCGTCTGGTGGTTTTGATGTTTCTGATCTCTTTCCGTCTATCAAAATACTGCCTCTAATTGCTGGCTCAAGGAAAAAGAGATTGAATATACACAACAAGATGGATGTGATTTTGGAAGGCATCATATTGGAGCACATAGAACGTGGTGTCAATAGAGCTAGTGACCATGGGAACGAAGAAGATCTTGTTGATGTTCTATTGAGGATCAAAAATGAAGGTGGTCTTGAGTTTCCGTTAAGTTTTGAGAACATCAAAGCTGTCATCGTG AATATGTTTGTAGCAGGCTCCGACACTTCTTTCGTGACAATCGAATGGGCGATGTCAGAGCTAATGAAGAATCCAAGGGTGATGAAGAAAGTACAAGATGAACTCAGACATGTACTTAAAGGAAAGACAAAAATCCACGAATCAGATATTGAAGAACTAGACTACCTTAAACTTGTCATTAAGGAAACTTTAAGGTTGCATCCTCCTCTTCCTTTTTTAATACCTAGAGAGTGTCGGGAAAGTTGTGAGATTGGAGGATTCAGTATTCCAGTCAAAACTAAAGTTCTAATCAACACATGGATGATTGGACGAGATCCAGATTATTGGATTGAGCCTCAAAGTTTCATTCCTGAGAGGTTTAGTGAGAGTGCTGCTAACATTAACTTGATGGGAACAAATTTTGAATATCTCCCGTTTGGGGCCGGAAGAAGAATGTGTCCGGCCATGCTCTTAGGCTTGGCTAATGTGGAGCTTCCGCTCGCGATGCTATTGTACCACTTCGATTGGGAACTTCCAAATGGACAAACATATGAAAAACTTGATATGTCTGAGTCCTCTGGAGCTACTTTAAAGCGGAAGAATAACTTGCTTTTAGTTTCACATCCTTACAACACCAAATATTAG